One part of the Neodiprion virginianus isolate iyNeoVirg1 chromosome 3, iyNeoVirg1.1, whole genome shotgun sequence genome encodes these proteins:
- the LOC124300029 gene encoding fork head domain-containing protein FD2-like produces the protein MDEIFASGCPALTGYFAINGAPIIGAQPMINSSYLSQLTWAFPIPRYKPPPRYEKPPYSYIALIAMAINSSPKQRLTLSGIYRFIMERFPYYRDNRQGWQNSIRHNLSLNDCFVKIPRDKANVVEGEHCGGKGSYWALDPSASEMFEHGNYRRRRTRRQRNFSQHKHQANSAAGVPMSPDFLVPTSTSRLQEHFAPEQNCSEAPRNVASMFDQDARRRDETKYTSPPERCIKSTMFTIDNILRKSPAPIASKATSVTNELIEDIKIDDKNFSLR, from the exons ATGGACGAGATTTTCGCCTCCGGGTGTCCGGCTCTGACGGGCTACTTCGCCATAAACGGGGCCCCGATCATCGGGGCCCAACCGATGATCAACTCGTCGTACCTCTCGCAGCTGACCTGGGCCTTTCCGATACCCCGGTACAAACCACCCCCGAGGTACGAGAAGCCCCCGTATTCGTACATCGCCCTGATCGCGATGGCGATAAATTCATCGCCGAAACAGCGGCTCACCTTGTCGGGGATATACAGGTTCATCATGGAGAGGTTTCCGTATTATCGGGACAACCGGCAAGGCTGGCAGAACAGCATCAGGCACAATCTTAGCCTGAACGACTGCTTCGTGAAGATACCGCGCGACAAGGCGAACGTCGTCGAGGGTGAACATTGCGGTGGAAAAGGTAGCTATTGGGCGCTGGATCCTTCAGCTAGCGAAATGTTCGAGCATGGGAATTACAGGCGAAGGAGGACTCGGAGGCAAAGAAATTTCTCCCAGCATAAACATCAGGCGAACTCTGCTGCTGGCGTGCCG ATGAGTCCCGACTTTCTGGTACCGACGTCGACTAGCCGTCTTCAAGAACATTTCGCACCAGAACAAAACTGTAGCGAAGCGCCGCGAAACGTTGCATCAATGTTTGATCAAGATGCGAGAAGAAGAGACGAAACAAAGTATACCAGCCCTCCGGAGCGATGCATCAAGTCGACGATGTTCACGATCGACAACATCCTGAGAAAGTCACCGGCGCCGATTGCCTCCAAGGCGACTTCAGTGACGAACGAACTCATAGAAGATATAAAAATCGAcgataaaaacttttctctgCGGTAG